A single genomic interval of Shewanella psychropiezotolerans harbors:
- a CDS encoding MBL fold metallo-hydrolase translates to MFKKTMLATSLFIVSSLAHAISTEPLDKDFTLQLLGSGGPISDDARASSGEVIWWKGKSRILIDAGGGVYLRFGQSGSRMEELNFLGMTHFHTDHVTDLPALLKGGIFFDRSSTLAISGPTGGKDSQV, encoded by the coding sequence ATGTTTAAAAAAACTATGTTAGCTACAAGCTTATTTATCGTTAGCTCATTAGCCCATGCAATTTCAACAGAACCTCTGGATAAAGACTTTACCCTACAGTTATTAGGTTCAGGCGGCCCAATTTCTGATGATGCCAGAGCTTCCTCAGGTGAGGTGATTTGGTGGAAAGGTAAATCACGGATCCTTATCGATGCAGGAGGAGGTGTATACCTGAGATTTGGCCAGTCAGGCTCCAGAATGGAAGAGTTGAATTTCTTAGGTATGACTCATTTTCACACCGATCATGTTACAGATTTACCAGCCTTACTAAAAGGCGGGATATTTTTTGACCGAAGTTCGACGTTAGCCATATCAGGTCCAACTGGGGGGAAGGATTCCCAAGTTTAA
- a CDS encoding toxin-antitoxin system YwqK family antitoxin, with protein MKKTIPFALLLMTFAGASQAATVDYLQSRNGVAYQVNHDKPFTGTFVNKYNNGQKDIEVSFKDGKQNGTATRWYPNDQKISEVQYSDGKKNGKETGWYENGQKAVESQFTKGQEDGVETHWFENGQKSSEITYKDGKKNGTKTLWYRNGQKYQVSNYTQGKLNDGTVKAWYPNGEKAAEITFEKGNEVSSQYWPEHV; from the coding sequence ATGAAAAAAACAATTCCTTTTGCGTTACTTCTAATGACTTTTGCTGGGGCATCTCAAGCGGCCACGGTGGACTACTTACAATCAAGAAATGGGGTGGCGTATCAGGTAAACCATGACAAACCCTTTACTGGCACTTTTGTGAATAAGTATAACAATGGTCAAAAAGACATTGAAGTCAGCTTCAAAGACGGTAAACAGAATGGTACTGCAACAAGGTGGTACCCGAATGATCAAAAGATCAGTGAAGTTCAATATAGTGATGGGAAAAAAAATGGCAAGGAGACTGGCTGGTATGAAAATGGTCAAAAAGCCGTTGAATCTCAATTCACTAAAGGCCAGGAAGACGGAGTAGAAACACATTGGTTTGAAAATGGCCAAAAATCTTCTGAGATAACCTATAAAGACGGCAAGAAAAATGGGACGAAAACCTTGTGGTATCGCAATGGACAAAAGTACCAAGTATCAAACTACACCCAGGGTAAGTTAAATGATGGAACGGTGAAGGCTTGGTACCCTAATGGCGAAAAAGCTGCTGAAATTACTTTCGAGAAAGGAAATGAAGTCTCAAGCCAGTACTGGCCTGAACACGTTTAA
- a CDS encoding DUF3332 family protein, whose protein sequence is MKIKVLSAVMLSVLLSGCAGQMAVSNATMKFNMDAVDNRYARGGLTILMAPVYAVTTVADYGLFNPIEFWTGENILTDKKSIYDMKGKNYIEINDDLDESLKTAPVKLD, encoded by the coding sequence ATGAAAATCAAAGTGCTATCTGCAGTTATGTTGTCAGTGTTGTTATCGGGATGTGCGGGTCAAATGGCTGTAAGTAACGCAACAATGAAATTTAATATGGATGCTGTCGATAATCGTTATGCCAGAGGCGGCTTAACAATACTGATGGCTCCAGTATATGCTGTCACTACTGTTGCTGATTATGGTCTATTTAATCCTATTGAGTTTTGGACTGGAGAAAACATTCTTACGGACAAAAAATCAATCTATGATATGAAAGGTAAAAACTATATAGAGATAAATGATGATTTAGATGAGTCATTAAAAACTGCTCCTGTTAAATTAGATTAA
- a CDS encoding glutaredoxin family protein, whose product MSITKGRVFKDVIVYTLLLLIGTSSGYGVMLGYKEFTEPKLVLVGDYTQHFETTDKKVIMYGTDWCPVCERTREFFIEEGIAYKELNPEKDEYAFELYKKLGANGYPVIVIGNKRIFGLDTKEIKLALNER is encoded by the coding sequence ATGTCAATTACAAAAGGACGAGTGTTTAAGGATGTTATTGTATACACCTTGTTACTCTTGATAGGAACATCTTCAGGTTATGGGGTCATGCTTGGATATAAGGAGTTTACTGAGCCTAAGCTTGTACTTGTTGGTGATTATACTCAGCACTTCGAAACTACGGATAAGAAAGTAATTATGTACGGTACAGATTGGTGCCCTGTATGTGAAAGGACTCGTGAGTTTTTCATTGAAGAAGGTATTGCCTATAAAGAGCTTAATCCAGAGAAGGATGAATATGCATTTGAACTGTATAAAAAATTAGGTGCAAATGGATATCCGGTAATTGTAATTGGTAATAAAAGGATATTTGGGCTTGATACCAAAGAGATAAAGCTGGCATTAAATGAAAGGTGA
- a CDS encoding NAD/NADP-dependent octopine/nopaline dehydrogenase family protein yields the protein MIITIIGAGNAGSACAFMAAEAGHKVRLLKTSNRITHDDHFEAMVRNKGIYCIDNTKKGHFTDSADDAEKTFQPLELITRDPKEAIEGADVVMIFIQTTYHRALAEKIAKYFQDNQLVILIPGYASSIFYNQYCDNNPIFSEGESTPNDARVVEPGTVKVLFKNVRNSLSFFPATRTTEGMAIASRLFPAYNIEMSSVRKHIFESALHNPNIIVHTVGQYVMYPMLEYCAKHHPDEVPYMYRDALSTEMAWQMIEKLDAEKMAVLSALGCEPIPYLEACLFRNEQDVNQDPREVFESYKISSPSGPDSFDNRYITEDVPMGLVLLSSLGDKLGINTPECDRLIEMSGGILARDFYKEGRTLASLGLGELTSEELLHFVERK from the coding sequence ATGATAATCACCATAATTGGAGCCGGCAATGCTGGTTCTGCTTGTGCGTTTATGGCTGCTGAAGCAGGACATAAAGTAAGACTATTGAAGACTTCGAATCGTATTACCCATGATGACCACTTTGAAGCTATGGTCAGAAATAAGGGAATATACTGCATCGATAACACCAAAAAAGGGCATTTTACTGATAGTGCCGATGATGCCGAAAAAACCTTTCAACCATTGGAATTGATTACCCGAGACCCTAAAGAAGCGATTGAGGGGGCGGATGTAGTCATGATTTTCATTCAAACTACATACCATCGGGCTTTGGCTGAAAAAATTGCAAAATATTTTCAGGATAATCAGTTGGTTATCTTGATACCTGGGTATGCAAGCAGTATCTTCTATAATCAATATTGCGATAATAATCCGATATTTTCAGAAGGGGAATCCACCCCAAATGATGCTAGAGTGGTTGAACCTGGCACTGTGAAAGTTTTATTTAAAAATGTCAGAAATTCGCTGTCATTTTTTCCCGCCACAAGAACAACTGAAGGAATGGCCATTGCATCCCGCTTGTTCCCTGCCTATAACATTGAAATGAGCAGCGTTCGAAAACACATATTCGAATCGGCACTACATAACCCCAATATCATAGTTCACACCGTGGGCCAGTATGTAATGTATCCAATGCTTGAGTATTGTGCCAAACATCATCCTGATGAAGTGCCTTATATGTATAGGGATGCTCTTTCGACTGAAATGGCATGGCAAATGATAGAAAAATTGGACGCGGAAAAAATGGCGGTGTTAAGTGCGCTAGGATGTGAACCCATTCCTTATCTAGAAGCGTGTTTATTCAGAAATGAACAAGACGTTAATCAAGACCCTAGAGAAGTTTTTGAAAGCTATAAAATATCATCACCTTCAGGACCTGACAGTTTCGATAATAGATACATAACTGAGGATGTTCCTATGGGGTTGGTTTTATTATCATCATTAGGTGACAAATTAGGTATTAATACGCCTGAGTGTGATCGTTTGATCGAGATGAGTGGCGGTATTTTAGCGAGAGACTTTTATAAAGAAGGCAGAACGTTAGCTTCGTTAGGGTTAGGTGAACTAACAAGCGAAGAGTTATTGCATTTTGTAGAAAGAAAATAA
- a CDS encoding ATP-binding protein, producing the protein MLAVLSFSIPILVERNAEQHALHTALNSLKQLKVLRTYYTKNIVKKVQEYGVLTPAIKHSGETDKIPLPATMIHDLSQLFDKNGSKLNLYSPYPFPNRQHIALDSFQQKAWLELSDNPRKIISVVNKENDNAVLRVAISDQMQVQTCVDCHNNHPLTPKSDWKLGDVRGVLEMSIDISSQLALANTLSLWIISCMLIACTLLIIIFYFLTGKITEQVSNISQGMIALGKGNYETEIPQYSATLETHQMYTAFQLFKTALLERQALEKQQQLFETEKVNSLGRMVASIAHDVNTPIGIGVTAASFLQDEIEILAKKFASGELNEEDFEAFLESSRSSMMILTRNLSSAADLIRSFKQVSVDQMSEQVREVLLSEYFKEVIHSMLPKTKRAQVTVDLDCIEDRSCFIYPGFLSQVITNLIANSIIHGFAEQNHGTITLVVSAQENEVSIQYSDDGIGIADDILPKVMEPFFTTKRDEGGSGLGLSIIHNIVTQKLNGHIKLASGVGKGLTVDISFPTLKQAAPLIIG; encoded by the coding sequence ATGTTAGCAGTACTTAGTTTTTCTATTCCAATACTGGTTGAAAGAAATGCTGAGCAACATGCATTGCACACAGCACTTAACTCCTTAAAGCAACTGAAAGTATTGCGTACTTATTACACCAAAAACATTGTTAAGAAAGTGCAAGAGTATGGCGTATTAACTCCAGCGATTAAGCACTCAGGTGAGACTGATAAAATTCCTCTGCCAGCAACCATGATTCACGATTTAAGCCAGCTGTTTGATAAAAATGGCAGTAAATTGAACTTATACAGCCCTTACCCTTTTCCTAACCGTCAACATATCGCACTTGACTCTTTTCAACAAAAAGCTTGGTTGGAGCTCAGTGATAATCCGAGAAAAATAATTAGTGTCGTCAATAAAGAAAATGATAATGCGGTATTAAGAGTCGCGATTTCTGATCAAATGCAAGTTCAAACTTGTGTTGATTGTCATAATAATCATCCATTAACGCCTAAATCAGACTGGAAGTTAGGTGATGTGCGTGGTGTATTAGAGATGAGTATAGATATTTCGTCTCAACTAGCCTTAGCAAATACGTTAAGTTTGTGGATAATTTCATGCATGCTCATTGCGTGTACATTACTGATCATCATCTTTTATTTTTTAACGGGGAAAATAACCGAACAAGTCAGTAATATCTCCCAAGGCATGATTGCTCTTGGTAAAGGCAATTATGAGACCGAAATACCTCAATATTCTGCCACCTTAGAAACACATCAAATGTACACGGCATTTCAACTGTTTAAAACTGCATTATTAGAACGTCAAGCACTTGAAAAACAGCAACAACTATTTGAAACAGAAAAAGTTAACTCATTGGGCAGAATGGTGGCCAGCATCGCTCATGATGTGAATACTCCCATAGGTATTGGCGTTACCGCAGCCAGTTTCTTGCAAGATGAAATTGAAATATTAGCCAAGAAGTTTGCCTCTGGAGAGTTAAATGAGGAGGACTTTGAGGCATTTTTAGAATCGAGTCGTAGTTCAATGATGATTTTAACTCGAAACTTATCTTCAGCTGCAGATCTGATTCGCAGTTTTAAACAAGTATCGGTCGATCAAATGAGTGAACAAGTGCGAGAAGTATTGCTATCTGAATACTTTAAAGAAGTGATTCACAGCATGTTGCCTAAAACTAAAAGAGCACAAGTAACGGTTGATTTAGACTGTATTGAAGATCGCTCTTGTTTTATTTATCCGGGTTTCCTATCCCAGGTGATAACTAACTTGATAGCCAACTCCATTATCCACGGCTTTGCAGAGCAAAATCATGGCACGATTACACTTGTTGTATCGGCTCAAGAGAATGAAGTCAGCATACAATATAGTGATGATGGTATTGGTATTGCTGATGATATTCTGCCAAAGGTGATGGAGCCATTTTTCACCACAAAAAGAGATGAAGGAGGCAGTGGACTAGGATTAAGCATTATTCACAATATCGTCACTCAAAAGCTTAATGGTCATATCAAGCTCGCTAGTGGTGTTGGCAAGGGACTAACGGTGGATATTTCTTTTCCCACTTTGAAGCAAGCTGCTCCCCTTATCATTGGCTAA
- a CDS encoding TM2 domain-containing protein: MKNSDVPCSRCTECSQKIDLNLVTCPQCHAAQGLEALAGIDPNIRIKNQKVAIWFSFIFGGLGLHKFYLGQYLKGCLYLTFSWTLVPMIVGWVDAFRTLKMSPFNFEQRYSRRVTRHYI, translated from the coding sequence ATGAAGAATAGTGATGTCCCATGCTCTCGATGTACTGAGTGCAGCCAAAAAATCGACCTTAATTTGGTCACCTGCCCCCAATGTCATGCAGCTCAAGGGTTAGAAGCCCTCGCGGGAATCGATCCGAACATTCGCATTAAAAATCAAAAAGTCGCAATATGGTTTAGCTTTATATTCGGCGGTTTGGGGCTACATAAATTCTATTTAGGCCAATACCTGAAGGGCTGTTTGTACTTAACGTTTAGCTGGACGTTAGTGCCGATGATTGTTGGCTGGGTCGATGCTTTTCGCACCCTGAAAATGAGTCCATTTAATTTTGAGCAACGTTATAGTCGTAGAGTGACTCGCCACTACATTTAG
- the glnD gene encoding [protein-PII] uridylyltransferase, with protein sequence MSDSDISPQFSSKMSITDYKKVIQDADNCLNENFTHVAIDEIVKLRADFFDALLLHLWECADLATENLSLNAIGGYGRQTLHLHSDIDICVLFPEELSPHQTTQIGLFFTQLWDLGLELGHSVRALTEIDKACKEDITIATSLFEIRHLTGPESHANQVLDRLYGDDLWSSEAFFKAKVSEQDERHLKAQGSAFSLEPNLKNSPGGMRDIQTLIWVTRKYFAAEDMAALRRFGFFTADEYTELLESQHFIWRARWALHAAAQRSQNRLLISLQSDVARLMGFGDNSHLAIEKMMRQLYRAMRRISELNQMLLQYFKDEILEQTDKKSTPLNQHFEINGRLINARHDDVFVDRKQLIALFIHIAENANDIDGISPQTIRLIRQVRRRLLGDLQDFHSCRKEFISLFRHPQGMGLALSLMHKHGILASYLPQWREIVGQMQFDLYHVYPVDEHTHKLLKNLYSLSGKPESPSLAQPSAVYKAIENKEVLLLAALFHDLGKGRGGDHSELGAVDALQFAKFHELKPSQAKVITWLVKNHLLLSLSSQRLDIYDPSEVKNLAKAIGTKARLDALYCLTVADIKATNDDLWTNWKATLLRDLYLSISYALRNGLENVLEQRTIVREHKNEALELMGMSETPDVIKQLWKRLPLSFFSNAQPCDIARYSKAMMQYPTEHALILLDESSTKGSSDLFVYMKDKPGLFVTLFNTLASLQISVQQANISKTKDGYVVESLKILDYDHHPIRTAGRRDRIKKRLKQVLFENRKVPKQRLNSNIGSFVCEAKVEFLHSRKKDRTLISVTALDNPQFMSHFCNGFRLFELNIHSAKITTVGEQVDNVFLVSDKNGQSLDDESKQALKSFFVDIIKEQVPI encoded by the coding sequence ATGTCAGACTCTGATATATCACCTCAATTCAGTTCAAAAATGAGCATTACTGATTATAAAAAAGTAATCCAAGATGCTGACAACTGCCTTAATGAAAATTTTACCCACGTTGCTATCGACGAGATAGTAAAGTTGCGCGCTGACTTTTTTGATGCCTTGCTTCTCCATCTCTGGGAATGTGCCGATCTCGCTACCGAAAACTTATCTCTCAATGCCATAGGCGGCTATGGCCGTCAAACGTTACACCTACACTCAGACATTGATATTTGTGTGTTATTTCCCGAAGAGCTTAGTCCTCATCAAACCACGCAGATTGGCCTTTTTTTTACCCAGCTATGGGATTTAGGCCTAGAGCTAGGCCACAGTGTTCGAGCACTGACGGAAATTGATAAAGCGTGTAAAGAAGACATCACCATTGCTACCTCACTATTTGAAATTCGCCATCTGACGGGTCCTGAGTCCCACGCAAATCAGGTATTAGACAGACTTTATGGCGATGATCTCTGGAGCAGTGAAGCCTTCTTTAAAGCCAAAGTCAGTGAGCAAGACGAACGCCATCTAAAGGCGCAAGGCAGTGCTTTTAGCCTAGAACCAAACCTAAAAAATAGCCCCGGCGGTATGCGCGATATTCAAACCCTGATTTGGGTAACCCGTAAGTATTTTGCTGCTGAGGATATGGCGGCGTTAAGACGGTTCGGCTTCTTTACGGCCGACGAATATACAGAATTATTAGAGTCACAACATTTTATCTGGCGTGCACGTTGGGCATTACACGCTGCAGCTCAGCGCTCTCAAAATCGATTACTTATTTCTTTGCAAAGCGATGTGGCAAGGCTGATGGGCTTTGGAGACAATAGTCACCTTGCTATCGAAAAAATGATGCGTCAGTTATATCGGGCAATGAGGCGAATTAGTGAACTTAATCAAATGCTATTACAGTATTTTAAAGATGAAATTCTGGAGCAAACAGACAAGAAATCTACTCCGTTAAATCAGCATTTTGAAATAAATGGTCGACTGATTAATGCTCGCCATGATGATGTATTTGTCGATCGCAAGCAGCTAATCGCTCTGTTTATCCATATAGCAGAAAACGCGAACGATATTGACGGTATCAGCCCACAGACGATTCGATTAATACGTCAGGTTAGGCGACGATTACTGGGTGATCTGCAAGATTTTCATAGCTGCCGCAAAGAGTTTATCTCGCTATTCCGTCATCCTCAAGGCATGGGGCTCGCGCTATCATTAATGCACAAACATGGGATCTTAGCTTCCTATCTTCCACAATGGCGCGAAATTGTGGGTCAGATGCAATTCGACCTATATCATGTTTACCCCGTAGACGAGCATACGCATAAGTTACTAAAAAACTTATATTCACTCAGTGGCAAACCTGAATCTCCCTCTCTTGCACAACCTAGTGCCGTTTACAAAGCGATAGAGAATAAAGAGGTGTTGTTGTTAGCCGCCTTGTTCCATGATTTAGGCAAAGGACGCGGCGGTGACCACAGTGAATTGGGGGCGGTCGACGCGCTGCAATTTGCCAAATTTCATGAACTAAAACCTTCGCAAGCTAAGGTGATCACTTGGTTAGTTAAAAATCATCTATTGTTATCCTTATCCTCCCAAAGGTTAGATATATATGACCCTTCGGAAGTTAAGAATCTTGCTAAAGCGATAGGCACTAAAGCTAGACTCGATGCTCTGTACTGTTTAACGGTTGCCGACATTAAGGCGACAAATGATGACCTGTGGACTAACTGGAAGGCAACGTTACTTCGAGATCTCTATTTGTCGATTAGTTATGCGCTGCGTAATGGCTTAGAAAATGTGCTAGAACAGCGAACTATCGTCCGTGAACACAAAAATGAAGCGCTAGAGCTGATGGGGATGAGTGAAACGCCTGATGTGATTAAACAGCTTTGGAAACGCTTACCGCTATCATTTTTCAGCAACGCTCAGCCCTGTGATATCGCTCGTTATTCTAAAGCTATGATGCAATATCCCACAGAACATGCACTTATTTTGCTAGATGAAAGCAGTACTAAAGGTAGCAGTGATCTGTTCGTTTATATGAAGGATAAGCCGGGCCTGTTTGTGACACTATTTAATACTTTAGCCTCGCTACAAATCTCAGTTCAGCAAGCGAATATCTCCAAGACTAAAGATGGTTATGTGGTGGAGTCTTTAAAAATATTGGATTATGACCATCATCCAATAAGAACCGCTGGGCGACGTGACCGTATCAAGAAAAGACTCAAACAAGTATTGTTTGAAAATAGAAAAGTGCCTAAACAGCGTCTTAATAGCAACATTGGCTCATTCGTGTGCGAGGCTAAAGTCGAGTTCTTACACTCTCGTAAAAAGGATAGAACGCTTATCAGCGTTACGGCACTCGATAATCCACAATTTATGAGTCACTTCTGTAACGGTTTCAGGCTGTTTGAACTTAATATTCACTCTGCAAAAATAACCACAGTTGGTGAGCAAGTCGACAATGTATTTCTTGTCTCTGACAAAAATGGTCAATCATTAGATGATGAGAGTAAACAAGCGCTAAAATCCTTCTTTGTCGATATCATTAAAGAACAGGTTCCTATTTGA
- a CDS encoding class I SAM-dependent methyltransferase, translating into MWDQRYSTLKYAYGTTENDFLRSNIQSIPKGKILSLGEGEGRNAVYLAKAGYSVTAVDSSIVGLNKAKALAKINGVSIEVVHADLTEYDLGENQWDGIISIFCPLPSTIRKSLHTKIQSALKADGAFLVEAYTPEQVLRNTGGGKCVDVFQTKQTLTDELNGLTIQYLAELQRKVIEGSYHTGMSSVVQAIAVKNK; encoded by the coding sequence ATGTGGGATCAACGCTATAGCACCTTAAAATACGCTTATGGAACAACAGAGAATGACTTTTTGAGATCCAACATTCAGAGCATTCCAAAAGGGAAGATACTGAGTTTAGGTGAGGGTGAAGGCCGCAATGCGGTTTATCTTGCGAAAGCGGGATACTCAGTTACTGCTGTTGATTCGTCGATTGTAGGCTTGAACAAAGCTAAAGCATTAGCCAAAATCAATGGCGTATCGATTGAAGTAGTACATGCTGACTTAACAGAATATGATCTAGGTGAAAACCAATGGGATGGTATCATTTCTATCTTTTGTCCTTTGCCATCGACCATTAGAAAATCGCTACATACAAAAATACAGAGTGCACTTAAAGCTGATGGGGCTTTTCTGGTTGAGGCTTACACTCCAGAGCAGGTGCTTCGAAATACAGGAGGCGGTAAATGTGTCGACGTCTTTCAAACAAAGCAAACATTAACAGATGAATTGAACGGCTTAACAATACAGTACCTTGCTGAACTTCAAAGGAAAGTGATTGAAGGTAGTTACCATACAGGCATGAGCTCAGTCGTTCAGGCTATTGCGGTAAAAAATAAATAA
- a CDS encoding helix-turn-helix domain-containing protein, with product MDIGEVSKISKLPVSTIRFYEEKGLIRSVGRKGLRRYFAKDVIEKLALIALGRNVGLSLDDIGAMFTADGLVVDRGCLLDKAEILDKKIAEMSAMRDGLRHAAACSAINHLECPKFLRYLNIAGHSGYRPKSKL from the coding sequence ATGGACATAGGTGAAGTTTCAAAAATATCTAAGCTACCTGTTTCTACTATCAGGTTTTATGAGGAGAAAGGGCTAATTCGCTCTGTGGGTCGCAAAGGGCTGAGAAGGTACTTTGCAAAGGATGTGATTGAAAAGTTAGCTTTGATCGCTTTGGGACGCAACGTAGGCCTATCGCTAGATGATATAGGGGCGATGTTTACTGCCGACGGTTTAGTCGTTGATAGAGGGTGCCTCTTAGATAAAGCTGAAATACTGGATAAGAAGATTGCTGAGATGTCGGCAATGCGGGACGGGCTTCGACATGCCGCAGCTTGTAGCGCCATAAATCACTTAGAGTGTCCTAAGTTTCTTCGTTATCTCAACATTGCAGGGCATAGCGGTTATCGACCAAAAAGTAAGTTATAA
- a CDS encoding DUF1090 domain-containing protein — translation MKVGYKSGLFVLACVSSNVFASDCRDLKACERKFCEINYQLSIAESKNNEFKVDGLNKALKYAKENCSIQGLRDDLLDKIDDKMEDIEEYRQNLNEAESDNETDKIEKYQRKIKEKEEDISELEIELTELQ, via the coding sequence GTGAAAGTAGGCTACAAATCAGGATTGTTTGTCCTTGCGTGTGTATCAAGTAATGTATTTGCTTCAGATTGCAGAGATTTGAAGGCATGTGAAAGAAAGTTTTGTGAAATCAATTATCAGCTATCAATCGCTGAATCTAAGAACAATGAATTTAAGGTTGATGGATTAAATAAGGCTCTAAAATACGCTAAAGAGAATTGTTCTATCCAAGGGTTACGTGATGATTTACTAGATAAAATTGATGACAAAATGGAGGACATAGAGGAATATAGGCAAAACCTCAATGAAGCTGAATCAGACAATGAAACAGATAAAATTGAAAAGTATCAAAGAAAAATCAAGGAAAAGGAGGAGGATATCTCAGAACTTGAAATCGAGCTTACTGAATTGCAATAA
- a CDS encoding LysR family transcriptional regulator yields the protein MARFRHALLYQQVVELGSMAAAAREQGIAPSVVSKHLAELEASLGAQLLTRTTRKIAMTEAGEYFYHSICGIGANWQALQDETARLNKRPAGKLSIAAPSLVHSRVLMTVLSGFAVHYPDVKLELRCVDYEDIPFDRADISIARKREGFDSATYVGVPIYSYSNSLFASSDYLAKHGEPQNTQDLLHHQCLSYGVGKSRRYWHFSQADSILVNGHLSSNDTEVLIRAALQHQGIVYIPRLLVSDEIERGLLKPILVNQCQSEPFELMAYYRKQAYLPQKTRVLIDYLIK from the coding sequence ATGGCTAGATTTAGGCATGCATTGCTATACCAGCAGGTGGTTGAGCTAGGATCGATGGCGGCAGCCGCCCGAGAGCAAGGGATAGCCCCTTCAGTAGTAAGTAAGCACCTGGCAGAACTAGAGGCAAGTTTAGGCGCACAGTTACTTACTCGTACGACACGAAAAATAGCGATGACTGAAGCAGGCGAATACTTTTATCATTCGATATGCGGGATAGGAGCCAACTGGCAGGCTCTTCAGGATGAAACCGCAAGACTTAATAAACGACCAGCCGGGAAGTTGTCGATTGCCGCGCCCAGTTTGGTTCATAGCCGAGTACTGATGACTGTATTGAGTGGTTTTGCAGTTCATTATCCTGATGTTAAGTTAGAACTTCGATGTGTTGACTACGAAGATATCCCGTTTGACCGTGCTGATATTTCAATTGCCCGCAAACGTGAAGGATTTGATTCCGCTACTTACGTAGGTGTTCCTATCTATTCTTATAGTAATAGCTTGTTCGCTTCCTCTGATTACTTGGCCAAACATGGTGAGCCCCAAAATACTCAAGATTTACTTCACCATCAATGCCTAAGCTATGGAGTAGGGAAAAGCCGCAGGTATTGGCATTTTTCTCAGGCAGATTCGATATTGGTTAATGGTCATTTATCGAGTAATGATACAGAGGTATTGATTCGAGCCGCGTTACAGCATCAAGGGATTGTTTATATTCCTCGTTTACTGGTGAGTGATGAGATTGAGCGGGGTTTATTGAAACCAATACTTGTTAATCAATGTCAAAGCGAGCCTTTTGAACTGATGGCTTATTATCGTAAACAAGCTTATTTACCACAAAAAACTCGAGTGTTAATCGACTATTTAATAAAGTAA